In Camelina sativa cultivar DH55 chromosome 16, Cs, whole genome shotgun sequence, a single window of DNA contains:
- the LOC104750117 gene encoding non-functional NADPH-dependent codeinone reductase 2-like — protein sequence MSSTVPTLPIRSGPSDHHSMPVLGFGTAASPLPEPTMLKETVIEAIKLGYRHFDTSPRYQTEEPIGEALAEAVSLGLVRSRSEFFVTTKLWCADAHAGLVVPAIKRSLMNLKLDYLDLYLIHWPVSSKPGKYKFPIEEDDFMPMDFEAVWSEMEECQRLGLAKCIGVSNFSCKKLQHILSFATIPPSVNQVEMSPIWQQKKLMELCKLNDIVVTAYSVLGSRGAFWGTPKIMESDVLGEIAKAKDKTVAQVSMRWAYEQGVSMVVKSFTKERLEENLKIFDWSLTEEETQRISTEIPQFRNLGGEVYISEKGPIKSVAEMWDGEI from the exons ATGTCTTCGACAGTCCCAACGCTGCCCATCAGATCCGGCCCATCCGACCATCACTCGATGCCTGTCTTAGGTTTCGGAACCGCCGCGTCTCCGCTACCGGAACCAACGATGCTGAAAGAGACGGTGATCGAAGCCATTAAGCTCGGTTATCGCCACTTCGACACATCTCCAAGGTACCAAACAGAGGAACCGATCGGCGAAGCTTTGGCCGAGGCAGTCTCTCTCGGTTTAGTCCGATCTCGATCCGAATTCTTCGTCACTACCAAACTCTGGTGTGCTGATGCTCATGCCGGTCTCGTCGTACCGGCTATCAAACGGAGTTTAAT GAATCTAAAACTGGACTATCTTGATCTTTACCTAATTCATTGGCCGGTTAGTTCTAAGCCTGGTAAATACAAGTTTCctatagaagaagatgattttatGCCAATGGATTTCGAAGCAGTATGGTCTGAAATGGAGGAGTGCCAAAGACTTGGGCTTGCAAAATGTATAGGAGTAAGCAATTTTTCATGTAAGAAGCTGCAACATATCCTCTCATTCGCGACAATCCCGCCAAGTGTTAATCAA GTGGAGATGAGTCCAATATGGCAACAGAAAAAACTAATGGAGCTGTGTAAGTTGAACGATATCGTTGTCACAGCGTATTCAGTGTTGGGATCTAGAGGTGCTTTTTGGGGAACTCCCAAAATTATGGAATCAGACGTTCTTGGAGAAATAGCCAAGGCAAAGGATAAAACAGTGGCACAG GTGAGTATGAGATGGGCTTACGAACAAGGAGTGAGCATGGTGGTGAAGAGCTTTACAAAAGAGAGGTTGGAAGAGAATCTAAAGATATTTGATTGGTCGTTAACAGAAGAGGAGACGCAAAGAATCTCTACAGAGATTCCTCAGTTTAGGAACCTCGGCGGAGAGGTTTATATATCCGAGAAAGGTCCCATAAAGTCTGTCGCCGAGATGTGGGACGGCGAGATCTGA